In the Rubrivivax gelatinosus IL144 genome, GCGCCAGCTCCGCGGCGTGGAAGGCGAGATCGAGTTCACCTTGTTCCAGCTGGCGGGTGAGCGCCGGCGGTTTCAGTTCCAGCACCGCGAGACGCGTGCCCGGCGCCGCGGCGCGCAGCCGGGCCAGCGCCGGCAGCACGATCGTCGAGGCGCCGTAGTCGGTGGCCGCGACGCGCCAGGTGTGGGTCGCGTGCGCCGGGTCGAAGGCGGCCGACGGCGCGATCGCCTGGCCGAGCGCGGCCAGCGCCTCGTGCAGCGGCTGGCGCAGCTCCAGCGCACGCGCGGTCGGCCGCATGCCGCGAGGGCCGGGCAGCAGCAGCGGGTCGGCGAAAGCTTCGCGCAGCTTGGCGAGCTGCACGCTGACCGCCGGCTGCGACAGATGCAGGCGCGCGGCGGCTCGTGTCACGTTGTGTTCGGCGAGCAGGGCGTCGAGCGTGACCAGCAGGTTGAGGTCCAAACGCCTCAGGCTATCTTCCACGGCTATACCAGGCGTCATTGCAATTCATTTCCAATATACGCCCGGCCTGCCTATCGTGCGTCGCATCCTCCGATGGAAAACGACGCATGAAAGTCCTGATCGTCTACGCCCACCCCGAGCCGCGCTCTCTGAACGGCGCGCTGAAGGATTTCGCCGTGCAGCGCCTGCAGAGCGCCGGCCACGAAGTCCAGGTCTCCGACCTGTACGCGATGCGCTGGAAAGCGGCGCTCGACGCCGACGACGACCGCGCCCACCTGCCCGGCGCGCGTTTCGACGCCTCGGCGAACTCCAAACGTGCCTTCGACACCGGCAGCCAGAGCGCCGACATCGAAGCCGAGCAGGCCAAGCTGCGCTGGGCCGACGCGCTGATCCTGCAGTTCCCGCTGTGGTGGTTCTCGATGCCGGCGATCCTCAAAGGCTGGGTCGACCGGGTCTACGCCTGCGGCTTCGCCTACGGCGTCGGCGAACATTCGGACACGCACTGGGGCGACCGCTACGGCGAAGGCACGCTCGCCGGCAAGCGCGCTATGCTGGTCGTGACGACCGGCGGCTGGGCTTCGCACTACGCGCCGCGCGGCATCAACGGGCCGATCGACGACATCCTGTTCCCGATCCAGCACGGCATCCTGTTCTACCCGGGTTTCGAGGTGCTGCCACCGCATGTGATCTACCGCAGCAGCCGCATCGACGAGGCCGGTTTCGCCCAGGCCAGCGCGGCGCTGGGCGAGCGGCTGGACGCGCTGTGGACCACCGAGCCGATCGCCTTCCGGCGCCAGAACCTCGGCGACTACCACATCCCCGAGCTGGAACTGCGGCCCGAACTCGCGCCGGGCGAGTCGGGCCTGGGCATCCACGTCCGCCGCTGACTCAGAAGAAGGCCTGCAGCCCCGTCTGCG is a window encoding:
- a CDS encoding LysR family transcriptional regulator, with amino-acid sequence MTPGIAVEDSLRRLDLNLLVTLDALLAEHNVTRAAARLHLSQPAVSVQLAKLREAFADPLLLPGPRGMRPTARALELRQPLHEALAALGQAIAPSAAFDPAHATHTWRVAATDYGASTIVLPALARLRAAAPGTRLAVLELKPPALTRQLEQGELDLAFHAAELAPPDLRRRPLFQERYVLVARAGHPSLMRQPTLAEFCALEHAIVSPDGGGFQGATDQVLAAQGLARRVVLSVPHFLFLEAALAASDLVAMLPARQLRPGSTLQVVAPPLELPGFEMLMLWHERLHRDPAHQWLREQVAAAVAAA
- a CDS encoding NAD(P)H-dependent oxidoreductase, with the protein product MKVLIVYAHPEPRSLNGALKDFAVQRLQSAGHEVQVSDLYAMRWKAALDADDDRAHLPGARFDASANSKRAFDTGSQSADIEAEQAKLRWADALILQFPLWWFSMPAILKGWVDRVYACGFAYGVGEHSDTHWGDRYGEGTLAGKRAMLVVTTGGWASHYAPRGINGPIDDILFPIQHGILFYPGFEVLPPHVIYRSSRIDEAGFAQASAALGERLDALWTTEPIAFRRQNLGDYHIPELELRPELAPGESGLGIHVRR